A portion of the Bacillus thuringiensis genome contains these proteins:
- a CDS encoding carbamoyl phosphate synthase small subunit, translating to MKRQLILEDGTVLIGTGFGGEIEKSGEVVFTTGMTGYQETLSDPSYCGQIVTFTYPLIGNYGINRDDFESIHPSVNGLIVNEICDHPSNFRNEISLNDYLKERNIPGLVGIDTRKLTRKIRQYGTLRGRLCNMDADVEYIVSQLKATVFTDHVKRVSTKDPYPSPGRGHRVVLVDFGMKHGILRELNKRDCDVIVVPYNTTAEEILRLSPDGIMLSNGPGDPKDVPEAIEMLKDIIGKVPLFGICLGHQLFALASGANTSKLKFGHRGLNHPVKNLATGKVAITSQNHGYAVEEESVENTDLEITHVALNDGTVEGLCHTKFPAFTVQYHPEASAGPEDANDLFEDFLAMIENFKKEGEELCQNA from the coding sequence ATGAAAAGACAACTTATCTTAGAAGATGGAACAGTATTAATTGGAACAGGTTTCGGAGGCGAAATCGAAAAGTCAGGTGAGGTTGTATTTACAACAGGAATGACTGGATATCAAGAAACATTATCTGATCCATCATATTGCGGTCAAATCGTAACATTCACGTACCCATTAATCGGAAACTACGGCATTAACCGTGACGATTTTGAATCGATTCACCCATCTGTAAATGGTTTAATCGTAAACGAAATTTGTGATCACCCATCAAATTTCCGTAATGAAATTTCGTTAAATGATTACTTAAAAGAAAGAAACATCCCAGGATTAGTAGGAATTGATACGAGAAAATTAACGAGAAAAATTCGTCAATACGGTACATTACGCGGACGCCTTTGTAACATGGATGCAGATGTAGAGTACATTGTGAGCCAATTAAAAGCGACAGTATTTACAGATCATGTAAAACGCGTATCAACGAAAGATCCATACCCAAGCCCAGGTCGTGGCCACCGAGTTGTACTAGTAGACTTCGGTATGAAACATGGTATTTTACGAGAATTAAATAAGCGTGACTGTGATGTAATTGTAGTTCCTTACAACACAACAGCAGAAGAGATTTTACGCCTTAGTCCAGATGGAATTATGTTAAGTAATGGACCTGGAGACCCGAAAGATGTACCAGAAGCAATTGAAATGTTAAAAGACATTATCGGTAAAGTTCCTTTATTCGGAATTTGCCTAGGACATCAGTTATTCGCTCTAGCATCAGGTGCAAATACAAGTAAGTTGAAATTTGGTCACCGTGGTTTAAATCATCCAGTAAAAAATCTTGCAACTGGAAAAGTAGCAATTACATCTCAAAACCATGGTTACGCAGTAGAAGAAGAATCAGTTGAAAATACAGACCTTGAAATTACACATGTTGCTTTAAACGATGGAACAGTAGAAGGTCTTTGTCATACGAAGTTCCCAGCATTTACAGTACAATACCATCCAGAAGCTTCTGCAGGACCAGAAGATGCAAATGATTTATTCGAAGATTTCTTAGCAATGATCGAAAACTTCAAGAAAGAAGGGGAAGAGTTATGCCAAAACGCCTAG
- the pyrC gene encoding dihydroorotase, which translates to MNYLFKNGRYMNEEGKIVATDLLVQDGKIAKVAENITADNAEVIDVNGKLIAPGLVDVHVHLREPGGEHKETIETGTLAAAKGGFTTICAMPNTRPVPDCREHMEDLQKRIKEKAHVNVLPYGAITVRQAGSEMTDFETLKELGAFAFTDDGVGVQDASMMLAAMKRAAKLNMAVVAHCEENTLINKGCVHEGKFSEKHGLNGIPSVCESVHIARDILLAEAADCHYHVCHVSTKGSVRVIRDAKRAGIKVTAEVTPHHLVLCEDDIPSADPNFKMNPPLRGKEDHAALIEGLLDGTIDMIATDHAPHTAEEKAQGIERAPFGITGFETAFPLLYTNLVKKGVITLEQLIQFLTEKPADTFGLEAGRLKEGRAADITIIDLEQEEEIDPTTFLSKGKNTPFAGWKCQGWPVMTIVGGKIAWQKESALV; encoded by the coding sequence ATGAATTATTTGTTTAAAAATGGTCGTTATATGAATGAAGAAGGAAAAATCGTAGCAACAGATCTTCTCGTACAAGACGGTAAAATCGCTAAGGTAGCAGAAAATATTACGGCAGATAATGCTGAAGTAATCGATGTGAACGGAAAGTTAATCGCACCTGGATTAGTAGATGTACACGTACATCTTCGTGAGCCAGGTGGTGAACATAAAGAAACAATTGAAACAGGTACACTAGCAGCGGCAAAAGGTGGATTCACTACAATTTGCGCAATGCCAAATACACGCCCAGTACCAGATTGCAGGGAACATATGGAAGACTTGCAAAAACGTATTAAAGAAAAAGCTCATGTTAACGTACTACCATACGGAGCAATTACAGTACGTCAAGCTGGTTCTGAAATGACAGATTTCGAAACATTAAAAGAACTTGGAGCATTTGCTTTCACAGATGACGGCGTAGGCGTACAAGATGCGAGCATGATGTTAGCGGCTATGAAACGTGCAGCAAAATTAAATATGGCAGTAGTTGCGCACTGTGAAGAGAATACGCTTATTAATAAAGGTTGTGTACATGAAGGGAAGTTTTCTGAGAAACACGGATTAAACGGTATCCCATCAGTATGTGAATCTGTACATATTGCAAGGGATATATTGCTTGCTGAAGCAGCAGATTGTCACTATCACGTATGTCACGTAAGTACGAAAGGTTCTGTACGTGTAATCCGTGATGCGAAACGCGCTGGAATTAAAGTAACAGCAGAAGTAACACCGCATCACTTAGTATTATGTGAAGATGATATCCCATCAGCTGATCCTAATTTTAAAATGAACCCACCGCTTCGTGGGAAAGAAGACCATGCAGCATTAATTGAAGGTTTATTAGATGGAACAATCGATATGATTGCAACTGACCATGCACCGCATACAGCGGAAGAGAAAGCACAAGGAATTGAAAGAGCACCATTCGGAATTACTGGTTTTGAAACAGCATTCCCGCTTCTATACACAAACCTTGTGAAAAAGGGAGTTATTACGCTAGAACAGTTAATTCAATTCTTAACAGAAAAGCCAGCTGATACATTCGGCTTAGAAGCAGGTCGCCTAAAAGAAGGTAGAGCAGCTGATATTACAATCATTGATTTAGAACAAGAAGAAGAGATTGATCCAACAACATTCTTATCAAAAGGAAAAAATACACCATTCGCAGGTTGGAAATGCCAAGGATGGCCGGTAATGACAATCGTTGGTGGTAAGATCGCATGGCAAAAGGAGAGTGCATTAGTATGA
- the pyrB gene encoding aspartate carbamoyltransferase, translating into MSHLLTMSELSEVEISEILKDAEDFANGKESKTTEQTFVANLFFENSTRTRFSFEVAEKRLGLDVLNFSADASSVQKGETLYDTIRTLESIGTKAVVIRHEQDRYFDELKDQVNIPILNAGDGCGNHPTQCLLDLLTIQQEFGRFEGLKIAIVGDVRHSRVARSNAEALTKLGATIYFASPEEWKDEDNTFGTYKPLDELVPEVDVMMLLRVQHERHDHYETDIMKEYHEKHGLTVEREKRMKEGSIIMHPAPVNRDVEIASELVECERSRIFKQMENGVYVRMAVLKRALPNVLGGMKHELFV; encoded by the coding sequence ATGAGCCATTTGTTAACGATGAGTGAATTATCGGAAGTAGAAATTTCAGAAATCCTAAAGGACGCAGAAGATTTTGCGAATGGAAAAGAGAGCAAAACGACAGAGCAAACTTTTGTTGCAAACTTGTTCTTTGAGAATAGTACGAGAACGAGATTTAGCTTTGAAGTTGCTGAGAAGAGATTAGGACTAGATGTTTTAAACTTTTCAGCTGATGCATCTAGCGTACAAAAAGGAGAAACTTTATACGACACGATAAGAACACTGGAATCAATCGGAACAAAAGCAGTGGTCATCCGCCATGAGCAAGATCGCTACTTCGATGAACTAAAAGATCAGGTGAATATCCCGATCTTAAATGCTGGAGATGGATGTGGAAACCACCCAACGCAGTGCCTACTCGACCTTCTTACAATTCAACAAGAGTTTGGAAGATTTGAAGGTTTGAAGATTGCAATAGTAGGAGATGTTCGTCATAGCCGAGTAGCACGTTCTAATGCAGAAGCATTAACGAAGCTTGGTGCAACAATTTACTTTGCAAGTCCAGAAGAGTGGAAAGATGAAGACAACACATTTGGAACATACAAACCATTAGATGAACTTGTTCCAGAAGTGGATGTAATGATGTTACTGCGTGTACAACATGAACGTCATGATCATTATGAAACAGACATTATGAAAGAGTATCATGAGAAACATGGATTAACAGTGGAAAGAGAAAAACGTATGAAAGAAGGAAGCATTATTATGCATCCAGCTCCAGTAAACCGTGATGTTGAAATTGCAAGTGAACTTGTTGAGTGTGAGCGTTCACGCATATTTAAACAAATGGAAAATGGAGTTTACGTAAGAATGGCTGTACTAAAACGCGCCTTACCAAATGTATTAGGAGGAATGAAACATGAATTATTTGTTTAA
- the uraA gene encoding uracil permease gives MEQKPVLDVNEVPKPGKWLFLSIQHLFAMFGSTVLVPFLTGLNPSVALISSGLGTLAFLLITKGQVPAYLGSSFAFIAPIITAKTAGGPGAAMLGGLLAGLVYILISLGIKKSGSEWIMKLLPPIVVGPVVMVIGLALAHTAVNMAMNGADGKYSFTHFSVALVTLAITIICSIFGRGFFSIIPVLLGIIGGYIFAYFQGLVDLKPVAEAKWFVVPDFTVPFVTYTPEFSWKIVLLMVPVALVTISEHIGHQIVLGNVIKRDLIEKPGLHRSIFGDGVATLIASLIGGPPNTTYGENIGVLAITRAYSVYLFIGSAVFAIMFGFIGKVSALIHSIPTPVMGGVSILLFGVIASSGLRMMVDDKTDLSDKRNLMIASVILVIGIGGAVLHVGESFQVEGMALAAIVGVLLNLLLPETKQIKQPKQIAS, from the coding sequence ATGGAACAAAAGCCAGTGTTAGACGTTAATGAAGTACCGAAACCGGGAAAATGGTTATTTTTAAGTATACAACATTTGTTCGCGATGTTTGGATCAACAGTGCTTGTTCCGTTTTTAACAGGATTGAATCCATCAGTAGCATTAATATCAAGTGGATTAGGAACGCTAGCGTTTCTTCTTATAACGAAAGGTCAAGTACCTGCCTATCTAGGATCATCATTCGCCTTTATCGCACCGATTATAACAGCGAAAACGGCAGGTGGACCGGGAGCAGCAATGCTTGGCGGTTTGCTAGCAGGGCTTGTGTACATCTTAATCTCACTCGGAATTAAGAAATCAGGATCAGAGTGGATTATGAAATTACTACCACCAATCGTAGTTGGTCCAGTAGTAATGGTAATCGGTCTAGCTTTAGCACATACAGCAGTTAACATGGCGATGAACGGTGCGGATGGCAAATATAGCTTTACACACTTTTCAGTAGCATTAGTAACATTAGCAATTACAATTATCTGCTCGATATTCGGAAGAGGATTTTTCAGTATCATACCAGTGTTACTTGGCATTATCGGCGGATATATCTTCGCTTACTTCCAAGGGCTAGTCGACTTAAAGCCGGTAGCTGAGGCGAAATGGTTTGTTGTACCAGATTTCACAGTACCATTTGTAACATACACACCAGAGTTTTCATGGAAGATTGTACTCTTGATGGTACCAGTTGCACTAGTAACAATATCAGAACATATCGGACATCAAATTGTACTAGGAAATGTTATTAAAAGAGATTTAATTGAAAAACCAGGTTTACACCGTTCAATCTTCGGTGATGGAGTAGCAACATTAATCGCATCACTTATCGGTGGACCACCGAATACAACGTATGGTGAAAACATCGGTGTGCTAGCAATTACGAGAGCATACAGTGTATACTTATTCATCGGTTCAGCAGTGTTCGCAATCATGTTCGGATTTATCGGTAAGGTTTCTGCACTGATACATTCGATCCCAACACCAGTTATGGGTGGTGTATCAATCTTACTATTCGGTGTAATTGCATCAAGCGGATTACGCATGATGGTAGATGATAAAACAGATTTAAGTGACAAACGAAACTTAATGATTGCATCAGTAATACTAGTAATCGGTATTGGTGGAGCGGTACTTCACGTAGGGGAATCGTTCCAAGTAGAAGGAATGGCACTAGCAGCAATTGTAGGTGTACTGTTAAATCTACTACTACCGGAAACGAAACAAATAAAACAACCTAAGCAGATTGCTTCATAA
- the pyrR gene encoding bifunctional pyrimidine operon transcriptional regulator/uracil phosphoribosyltransferase, producing MQEKAVVLDDQMIRRALTRISHEIVERNKGVDNCVLVGIKTRGIFIAQRLAERIGQIEGKEMEVGELDITLYRDDLTLQSKNKEPLVKGSDIPVDITKKKVILVDDVLYTGRTVRAAMDALMDLGRPSQIQLAVLVDRGHRELPIRADYVGKNIPTSSEERIEVDLQETDQQDRVSIYDK from the coding sequence ATGCAAGAGAAAGCTGTCGTTTTAGATGACCAAATGATTCGCCGCGCTTTAACACGAATTAGTCATGAAATCGTGGAACGAAATAAAGGTGTCGATAATTGTGTTCTTGTCGGAATTAAAACTCGTGGAATTTTTATTGCACAACGTTTGGCAGAACGAATTGGTCAAATTGAAGGAAAAGAAATGGAAGTTGGAGAGTTAGACATTACGTTATATCGTGATGATTTAACACTACAATCGAAAAATAAAGAACCACTTGTAAAAGGTTCTGATATCCCTGTAGATATTACGAAGAAAAAAGTTATCCTTGTGGATGACGTATTATATACAGGAAGAACAGTTCGAGCAGCAATGGATGCTCTTATGGATTTAGGTAGACCATCTCAAATCCAACTAGCGGTTCTTGTTGATAGAGGTCATCGTGAACTACCAATTCGCGCTGATTATGTAGGAAAAAACATTCCAACATCAAGTGAAGAGCGTATCGAAGTTGATTTGCAAGAGACAGATCAACAAGATCGAGTAAGCATATACGATAAGTAA
- a CDS encoding RluA family pseudouridine synthase, protein MSEVVQVTVAEEQKNERIDKFVAGINNEWSRSQVQQWIKDDVVTVNGKAVKVNYKVKEEDEITVTIPEPEELDIQPEDLNLEIYYEDADVLVVNKPRGMVVHPAPGHTSGTLVNGLMHHCTDLSGINGVMRPGIVHRIDKDTSGLLMVAKNDMAHESLVNQLVAKTVTRRYKAIVHGVIPHDKGTIDAPIARDKKERQSMTVDENGKNAVTHFQVLDRFKDFTLVECRLETGRTHQIRVHMKYIGYPLAGDPKYGPKKTLDMNGQALHAGILGFDHPRTGEYIQFEAPIPEVFEEALNILRK, encoded by the coding sequence ATGAGTGAAGTAGTACAAGTAACAGTTGCAGAAGAGCAAAAAAATGAGCGAATTGATAAATTCGTTGCAGGAATAAATAACGAATGGTCACGTTCACAAGTACAGCAATGGATTAAAGATGATGTTGTGACGGTAAACGGGAAAGCAGTAAAAGTGAATTATAAAGTAAAAGAAGAAGATGAAATTACAGTAACGATTCCTGAGCCGGAAGAGTTAGATATTCAACCAGAGGATTTAAATTTAGAAATTTATTATGAAGATGCAGATGTGCTTGTTGTAAATAAACCACGCGGTATGGTTGTACATCCAGCACCAGGGCATACAAGTGGTACACTTGTAAACGGCCTTATGCACCATTGTACAGATCTATCAGGCATTAACGGTGTAATGCGTCCGGGTATCGTGCATCGTATTGATAAAGATACATCTGGATTATTAATGGTTGCTAAGAATGATATGGCACATGAATCGCTTGTAAATCAGCTTGTAGCCAAAACAGTAACGAGACGTTACAAAGCGATTGTACACGGTGTGATTCCGCATGATAAGGGAACGATAGATGCTCCGATTGCTCGTGATAAGAAAGAGCGTCAAAGTATGACAGTTGATGAAAATGGTAAAAACGCTGTTACGCACTTCCAAGTGTTAGATCGTTTTAAAGACTTTACACTTGTAGAATGTCGCTTAGAAACGGGACGTACGCACCAGATTCGTGTTCATATGAAATATATTGGCTATCCACTTGCGGGAGATCCGAAGTATGGTCCGAAGAAAACGTTAGATATGAATGGGCAAGCACTTCATGCGGGTATTTTAGGCTTTGATCATCCTCGTACTGGTGAATATATTCAGTTTGAGGCACCGATTCCAGAAGTATTTGAAGAAGCATTAAATATTTTACGGAAATAG
- the lspA gene encoding lipoprotein signal peptidase LspA, protein MIYYVIALFVIAIDQISKWLIVKNMELGTSIPIIDNVLYITSHRNRGAAWGILENKMWFFYIITVVFVVFIVFYMKKYAKTDKLLGISLGLILGGAIGNFIDRVFRQEVVDFIHVYIFSYNYPVFNIADSALCIGVVLIIIQTLLEGKKAKE, encoded by the coding sequence ATGATATATTATGTAATAGCGTTATTTGTCATTGCTATCGATCAAATATCGAAGTGGTTAATTGTAAAGAACATGGAATTGGGTACGAGTATTCCGATTATCGACAATGTATTATACATAACATCACATCGAAATAGAGGCGCTGCTTGGGGTATTTTAGAAAATAAAATGTGGTTCTTCTACATTATTACAGTTGTTTTTGTAGTGTTTATCGTATTTTATATGAAAAAGTATGCGAAAACAGACAAGCTTCTAGGTATTTCGTTAGGCCTAATTTTGGGCGGGGCAATTGGTAACTTTATTGATCGTGTATTTAGACAAGAAGTAGTGGATTTCATTCACGTGTATATTTTCTCGTACAACTATCCAGTATTCAATATAGCTGATTCAGCATTATGTATTGGTGTTGTATTAATTATTATTCAAACATTATTAGAAGGCAAGAAAGCGAAGGAGTAA
- a CDS encoding molecular chaperone DnaK: MNEIYMEIKEELQLMRKELQERLAKEVMHKYDVEFSQELGYEIKEEIKKKLLLHDIKEDLKDVERALFKMEIDMYGICEETGRLISTKQMKTMPTARTIHEFFYEKVNV; the protein is encoded by the coding sequence GTGAATGAAATTTACATGGAAATAAAAGAAGAATTGCAATTGATGAGAAAAGAGTTGCAAGAGAGACTAGCTAAAGAAGTAATGCACAAATATGATGTCGAGTTCAGCCAAGAGCTTGGATATGAAATTAAGGAAGAGATAAAGAAAAAATTGCTATTACATGATATAAAAGAGGATTTAAAGGATGTAGAACGCGCATTATTTAAAATGGAAATAGACATGTATGGTATTTGTGAAGAGACGGGGAGATTAATTTCGACAAAGCAAATGAAGACAATGCCGACTGCCCGTACGATTCATGAATTCTTCTATGAAAAGGTAAATGTATGA